A stretch of Deinococcus fonticola DNA encodes these proteins:
- a CDS encoding carbohydrate ABC transporter permease, with protein MTTTPNPPPVSPPPASKTVSGQRVRGLAESRARVAMWMMLPMLIVLLLVAGYPLFRTIYLSFFEYNINSAAPPKFVGLENYWFTNEEGVGLGILQTPEWWQSVWNTSKFTIFSVLLETVLGLVFALVINSKIRGRGLLRTAILVPWAIPTVVSAQVWNWMYNDSYGILSQWGQKLGMLQPGQSFLSNPDTALTALVAVDVWKTAPFMALLLLAGLQSIPSDMYEAADVDGASPVRQFFSLTLPLLTPALLVALIFRTLDALRVFDMPYIVKGNAPETMTMSIYARQQMINNAEFGFGSAISVLIFLIIMIFTVIYVTSLRVKFD; from the coding sequence ATGACCACCACGCCCAATCCCCCCCCAGTTTCCCCACCTCCGGCCAGCAAGACAGTTTCCGGGCAGCGTGTCCGGGGCCTCGCGGAATCACGGGCGCGGGTCGCCATGTGGATGATGCTGCCCATGCTAATTGTGCTGCTGCTGGTGGCCGGATATCCTCTCTTCCGAACCATCTACCTGTCGTTTTTCGAGTACAACATCAACAGCGCCGCGCCGCCCAAGTTCGTCGGCCTGGAGAACTACTGGTTCACAAACGAGGAAGGCGTGGGCCTGGGCATCCTGCAAACGCCGGAGTGGTGGCAGTCGGTGTGGAACACCAGCAAATTCACGATCTTCTCGGTGCTGCTGGAAACGGTGCTGGGGCTGGTTTTCGCGCTGGTGATCAACTCCAAGATCAGGGGACGCGGGCTGCTGCGCACGGCCATCCTGGTGCCGTGGGCCATTCCCACGGTGGTCAGCGCCCAGGTATGGAACTGGATGTACAACGACTCCTACGGCATCCTGAGCCAGTGGGGCCAGAAGCTGGGCATGTTGCAGCCCGGTCAGTCTTTCCTGTCGAATCCCGACACGGCCCTGACCGCGCTGGTCGCGGTAGACGTGTGGAAAACCGCGCCCTTCATGGCGCTGCTGCTGCTGGCGGGCTTGCAGAGTATCCCCAGTGACATGTACGAGGCCGCCGACGTGGACGGCGCCAGCCCGGTGCGGCAGTTTTTCAGCCTGACCCTGCCCCTCCTCACGCCCGCGCTGCTGGTCGCCCTGATTTTCCGCACGCTGGACGCCCTGCGCGTGTTCGACATGCCGTACATCGTGAAAGGCAACGCGCCGGAAACCATGACCATGAGCATCTACGCCCGGCAGCAGATGATCAACAACGCCGAATTCGGCTTCGGTTCGGCCATCAGCGTGCTGATTTTCCTGATCATCATGATCTTCACGGTCATCTACGTGACCAGCCTGCGCGTGAAATTCGACTGA
- a CDS encoding LCP family protein translates to MRRPLVITLLVLAGLLALVSPAIPALLRYGTLPRKADRPLNVVLAGMDVDYDWTASTWPYPPKPLDFTTRTDTLMLAQVHPDGKVNLLSIPRDTWVNIPGYGWGKINGANVHGGADMLMNTVQQFTGVPVDGYVFMSLSAVRDLTNAAGGVTVDVPTRMKYDDNAGHLHIDLQPGRQHLNGEEAEGFLRFRHDNLSDIGRVGRQQMFMTALLGRVKNPLNFWRLPAMVGAMNRNTRSSLTRAQVGALLGAALGGPKVNAQTVPGSFGQGGTWVANRAELRTIMQRDFRDPGDPRTLSVTIGNAAAPNGSAKRTKARLEGLGYTNVTILDVPRVDSPTTTITGTGAARVQQALGFGQVQPGTPQAGADISIQLGADTPAN, encoded by the coding sequence GTGCGTCGCCCGCTTGTCATTACGCTCCTTGTCCTGGCAGGTCTGCTGGCCCTGGTGTCTCCCGCCATTCCCGCCCTGCTGCGTTACGGCACGCTGCCCCGCAAGGCCGACCGCCCGCTGAATGTCGTGCTGGCGGGCATGGACGTGGATTACGACTGGACGGCCTCCACCTGGCCCTACCCGCCCAAACCGCTTGATTTCACGACCCGCACCGACACGCTGATGCTGGCGCAGGTTCACCCGGACGGCAAAGTTAACCTGCTGAGCATCCCGCGTGACACCTGGGTGAACATTCCCGGTTACGGCTGGGGAAAAATCAACGGCGCGAACGTCCATGGCGGGGCAGACATGCTCATGAACACCGTGCAGCAGTTCACGGGCGTCCCGGTGGACGGGTACGTGTTCATGTCGCTCAGTGCCGTACGCGACCTGACCAACGCGGCTGGGGGCGTCACCGTGGACGTGCCGACCCGCATGAAGTACGACGACAATGCCGGGCACCTGCATATCGACCTGCAACCCGGCCGACAACACCTGAACGGCGAAGAGGCCGAGGGCTTCCTGCGCTTCCGGCACGACAACCTGTCCGACATCGGGCGCGTCGGGCGCCAGCAGATGTTCATGACTGCCCTGCTGGGCCGCGTAAAAAATCCCCTCAACTTCTGGCGGCTGCCCGCCATGGTCGGGGCCATGAACCGCAACACCAGAAGCAGCCTGACCCGCGCTCAGGTCGGCGCCCTGCTCGGCGCGGCGCTGGGCGGCCCGAAAGTCAACGCCCAGACCGTTCCGGGCAGCTTCGGCCAGGGCGGCACCTGGGTCGCCAACCGCGCCGAGCTGCGCACCATCATGCAGCGCGACTTCCGCGACCCGGGCGACCCCCGCACCCTCAGCGTTACCATCGGGAACGCCGCCGCGCCGAACGGCAGCGCCAAACGCACCAAAGCCAGGCTGGAGGGCCTGGGCTACACCAACGTCACCATCCTCGACGTGCCGCGCGTGGATTCCCCCACCACCACCATCACCGGAACAGGCGCGGCCCGTGTGCAGCAGGCCCTCGGTTTCGGGCAGGTGCAACCCGGCACGCCCCAGGCCGGCGCAGACATCAGCATTCAGCTGGGCGCCGACACGCCTGCCAATTGA
- a CDS encoding S8 family serine peptidase, protein MKRALALGGLTALLMSCSPAPVKLNDMTVDLGQATSTTVTQSFGGTWRVTGVPLWLSVNRETGSGAVALTVTADRNAVTPLQADRPTLTDTFKVEWTAADGQTSGTALVKVSAAQYTLSGRVQEQASVSAADTLGTPALNSGAAGESNGIIVTYRSGTLRDAVLSSDGLQAQSAPASSAGRSAATLQELGVTRPQKRALTGQSLVLSVPATRQALDTLRRDPNVERAVPNRVLHVLSTGTGQAPMTGQTLAAPLLPTDQYAPLQWAFTLMGYRAVWRDMEAGKYTRPVTVAVLDSGVRFEHPDLAGKLYGPKEGALDFVDGDTDPTDPGAPDSLGDRATHGTHVTGIIAANWGQNAAPICAGCSPTGVVGASYRAPVKVLPLRVLGSQGTDVATLTTALQYAAGQAVPFPAPTAQNPKPPQVTNPHPAQVINLSLGGPDLTSEEAAPMCEAIAAARERGVLTFAAAGNDSSATPYYPAACPAAVAVGSVTLSGGSAPVKAWYSNHYPKVELSAPGGASLGASHLNGGTLNGQPFPDDIFSTAWNYQKNEPSYQAMAGTSQATPQASALAALLLSKGVTTGAEATLARMKSTATDLGAAGSDDLFGAGMLNAAAALNAPAVSDMLGLRLQDAQGRTFQPALNTLGQFTAYVGDGIYQVIGGRDHDGNGIYGEVQEPRASKQVTLGSSLPAVNVGSLVPQ, encoded by the coding sequence ATGAAACGTGCCCTTGCCTTAGGCGGCCTGACGGCCCTGCTGATGTCCTGCTCGCCCGCTCCGGTGAAGTTGAACGATATGACGGTCGACCTGGGGCAGGCCACGTCCACCACCGTGACCCAGTCCTTTGGTGGAACCTGGCGCGTGACCGGCGTGCCACTGTGGCTGAGCGTGAACCGCGAGACCGGCTCGGGCGCGGTGGCGTTGACCGTGACGGCGGATCGCAACGCCGTGACCCCGCTGCAGGCTGACCGCCCCACCCTGACAGACACCTTCAAGGTGGAATGGACGGCCGCCGACGGGCAGACCAGCGGTACGGCGCTGGTGAAGGTGAGCGCTGCGCAGTACACGCTGAGCGGCCGCGTACAGGAGCAGGCCAGCGTGAGCGCCGCCGATACGCTGGGCACCCCGGCGCTGAACTCGGGCGCAGCCGGCGAGTCCAACGGCATCATCGTGACGTACCGCTCGGGAACCCTCCGGGACGCGGTGCTGAGCAGCGACGGGCTCCAGGCGCAGAGCGCACCGGCCAGCTCTGCCGGGCGTAGTGCCGCGACCCTTCAGGAACTGGGGGTCACGCGCCCGCAGAAACGCGCCCTGACGGGTCAGAGTCTGGTGCTCAGCGTGCCGGCCACCCGCCAGGCCCTGGACACCCTGCGACGTGACCCGAACGTCGAGCGGGCGGTGCCCAACCGCGTCCTGCACGTTCTTTCCACGGGAACAGGCCAGGCACCCATGACCGGGCAGACGCTGGCCGCCCCGCTGCTGCCCACCGACCAGTACGCCCCCTTGCAGTGGGCCTTTACGCTGATGGGCTACCGGGCGGTGTGGCGCGACATGGAAGCCGGCAAGTACACCCGGCCGGTCACGGTGGCGGTGCTGGACAGCGGCGTGCGCTTCGAGCACCCGGACCTGGCCGGAAAGCTGTATGGCCCCAAAGAAGGCGCGCTGGACTTCGTGGACGGCGACACGGATCCCACCGACCCGGGCGCGCCCGACAGCCTGGGGGATCGGGCCACGCACGGTACGCACGTCACCGGCATCATCGCGGCCAACTGGGGGCAGAATGCTGCGCCTATCTGCGCCGGGTGCAGCCCCACGGGTGTGGTCGGCGCAAGCTACCGCGCTCCCGTCAAGGTGCTGCCCCTGCGCGTTCTGGGGAGCCAGGGCACCGATGTGGCCACCCTCACGACGGCCCTGCAATACGCCGCCGGTCAGGCCGTTCCCTTCCCCGCGCCCACCGCGCAGAATCCCAAGCCGCCGCAGGTGACCAACCCGCACCCGGCCCAGGTCATCAACCTCAGCCTGGGTGGGCCAGACCTGACCAGCGAGGAAGCGGCCCCCATGTGCGAGGCCATCGCCGCGGCCCGCGAGAGGGGCGTGCTGACCTTCGCCGCCGCCGGCAACGACAGCAGCGCCACGCCCTATTACCCTGCCGCCTGCCCGGCCGCCGTGGCGGTCGGCAGCGTCACCCTGTCCGGCGGCAGCGCCCCCGTCAAAGCGTGGTACAGCAACCACTACCCCAAGGTGGAACTCAGTGCGCCGGGTGGCGCGTCCCTGGGGGCCAGCCACCTCAACGGCGGCACCCTGAACGGCCAGCCTTTCCCGGACGACATCTTCAGTACCGCCTGGAACTACCAGAAAAACGAGCCGTCCTACCAGGCCATGGCGGGCACCAGCCAGGCCACCCCGCAGGCCAGCGCCCTGGCGGCCCTGCTGCTCAGCAAGGGCGTGACGACCGGGGCCGAGGCCACCCTGGCCCGCATGAAAAGCACCGCCACCGACCTGGGGGCTGCCGGATCGGACGACCTGTTCGGTGCCGGCATGCTCAATGCCGCCGCCGCCCTGAACGCCCCCGCTGTCAGCGACATGCTGGGCCTGCGTCTTCAGGACGCCCAGGGCCGCACCTTCCAGCCGGCCCTGAACACCCTGGGCCAGTTCACCGCTTACGTCGGTGATGGCATCTACCAGGTGATCGGGGGACGCGACCACGACGGCAACGGCATTTACGGCGAGGTGCAGGAACCCCGCGCCAGCAAACAGGTGACCCTGGGTTCCTCGCTGCCTGCCGTGAATGTGGGTTCACTCGTTCCGCAATGA
- a CDS encoding carbohydrate ABC transporter permease, with the protein MNSKNPAVRALVTALFWIAVVVILFYVLFPFYWALKTSFTSPARLSAEALQWVPSQLTWENYRMVFSGQPFGRNLMNSLVVASGTVLLSLLLSLLAAYALGKFRFKGKSVLMYLILGVSVFPQIAVLGGMYTTIRALGLYNNVFGLMLSYMIFTLPFTVWTLTSFVREIPTELEEAAYVDGASPLTTLFKVLLPVMTPALVTTGLLAFINAWNEFLFALTFTSSNAAKTVPVAIGQFSGASQYENPFGQIMAASVIVTIPLIVLVLVFQRNIVSGLTAGAVKG; encoded by the coding sequence ATGAACTCCAAGAACCCCGCCGTCCGCGCCCTCGTCACGGCCCTTTTCTGGATCGCCGTGGTCGTGATCCTGTTCTATGTGCTGTTTCCGTTCTACTGGGCCCTGAAGACCAGCTTCACCTCGCCGGCCCGCCTGTCAGCCGAGGCCTTGCAGTGGGTTCCCTCGCAGCTCACCTGGGAGAACTACCGCATGGTGTTTTCCGGCCAGCCGTTCGGACGCAACCTGATGAACTCGCTGGTGGTCGCCAGCGGCACGGTGCTGCTGAGCCTGCTGCTGTCGCTGCTGGCCGCCTACGCCCTGGGAAAATTCCGTTTCAAAGGCAAAAGCGTGCTGATGTACCTGATCCTGGGGGTCAGCGTGTTTCCGCAGATCGCGGTGCTGGGCGGCATGTACACCACCATCCGGGCGCTCGGCCTGTACAACAACGTCTTTGGCCTGATGCTGTCCTACATGATCTTTACGCTGCCTTTCACGGTGTGGACGCTCACCAGTTTCGTGCGGGAAATTCCCACCGAACTGGAGGAAGCCGCCTACGTGGACGGCGCCAGTCCGCTCACCACGCTGTTCAAGGTGCTGCTACCGGTCATGACGCCTGCGCTGGTCACCACCGGCCTGCTGGCCTTCATCAACGCCTGGAACGAGTTCCTGTTCGCCCTGACGTTCACCTCCAGCAACGCCGCCAAGACCGTGCCCGTCGCCATTGGGCAGTTCTCCGGGGCTTCGCAGTACGAGAACCCGTTCGGGCAGATCATGGCCGCCAGCGTCATCGTGACCATTCCCCTGATCGTGCTGGTGCTGGTGTTCCAGCGCAACATCGTGTCGGGCCTGACTGCCGGGGCCGTGAAAGGCTGA
- a CDS encoding ABC transporter substrate-binding protein → MKKMLTLLGLTASLAVASQASAVTLSFACDSVGSGYDECRKGADAWAKKTGNTVNVLQVPKETDQRLALYQQQLGAKASDVDVYMVDVVWPGLISQHLLDLKGLIPAAQMKDYFPSMVENNTVNGKLIAVPWFTDAGVLYYRTDLMKKYGYKAPPKTWAELQTMAAKIQAGEKKTNSKFVGFVFQGKNYEGLTCDALEWINSFGGGSIVEPDGKITINNPRAAAALKTISGFVGTISPAAVTTYGEEEARQIWQAGNSAFMRNWPYAYDAGQAAGSPIKGKIGVAALPAGPGGKPSATLGGWQLAVNAYSKHPKEAASLVAYLTAKEEQKRRAIQASYNPTMPALYKDKDVLKAVPFFGSLYDVFINAVARPATVTGLKYNQVSDAFATAVYSVLTKKATPEAALKNAETQISRAKGRGW, encoded by the coding sequence ATGAAAAAAATGCTGACCCTTCTCGGCCTGACCGCCAGCCTCGCCGTGGCCTCGCAGGCCAGTGCCGTGACCCTGAGCTTCGCCTGCGACTCGGTGGGCAGCGGGTACGACGAATGCAGGAAAGGCGCGGACGCCTGGGCCAAGAAAACGGGCAACACCGTGAACGTCCTTCAGGTGCCCAAGGAAACCGACCAGCGCCTGGCACTGTACCAGCAGCAGCTCGGCGCCAAAGCATCCGACGTGGACGTGTACATGGTGGACGTGGTGTGGCCCGGCCTGATCAGCCAGCACCTCCTTGATCTCAAGGGCCTGATTCCCGCCGCGCAGATGAAGGACTACTTCCCGTCGATGGTGGAGAACAACACCGTGAACGGCAAACTGATCGCCGTGCCGTGGTTCACGGACGCCGGTGTGCTGTACTACCGCACGGACCTGATGAAGAAGTACGGGTACAAGGCTCCCCCCAAAACCTGGGCGGAATTGCAGACCATGGCCGCCAAAATCCAGGCCGGCGAGAAGAAAACCAATTCCAAGTTCGTGGGTTTCGTGTTCCAGGGCAAGAATTACGAGGGCCTGACCTGCGACGCCCTGGAGTGGATCAACAGCTTCGGGGGCGGCAGTATCGTGGAACCCGACGGCAAGATCACCATCAACAATCCCCGGGCCGCGGCCGCGCTGAAGACCATTTCCGGCTTCGTGGGCACCATCTCCCCGGCCGCCGTGACCACCTATGGTGAAGAAGAGGCGCGGCAGATCTGGCAGGCCGGCAATTCGGCCTTCATGCGCAACTGGCCTTACGCCTATGACGCCGGGCAGGCCGCCGGCAGCCCCATTAAAGGCAAGATCGGTGTGGCTGCCCTGCCCGCTGGCCCCGGCGGCAAGCCCTCGGCCACGCTGGGCGGCTGGCAACTGGCCGTGAATGCCTACAGCAAGCACCCCAAGGAAGCCGCCAGCCTGGTCGCCTACCTGACCGCCAAGGAAGAACAGAAGCGCCGCGCCATACAAGCCAGCTACAACCCCACCATGCCCGCGCTGTACAAGGACAAGGACGTACTGAAAGCCGTGCCGTTCTTCGGCAGCCTGTACGACGTGTTCATCAACGCGGTGGCCCGCCCCGCCACCGTCACGGGCCTGAAGTACAACCAGGTCTCGGACGCCTTTGCCACCGCCGTTTACAGCGTCCTGACCAAAAAGGCCACCCCTGAAGCCGCCCTGAAAAATGCCGAAACGCAGATTTCCCGCGCCAAAGGCCGTGGCTGGTAA
- a CDS encoding 3-isopropylmalate dehydratase large subunit, whose translation MSAPRQRPQTMAEKILSRRGEQTVYAGDLAVVEVDQVMVVDSIAQSFIERMERDLNARPKYPERVSIVIDHVAPASTVSVAQAQKEAREYAAKTGVQLFDVGRGICHQVLMEEGLAKPGWIVLGSDSHSTTYGAVAAFGSGMGATDIALAAASGKTWLRVPDSVKVNLSGELRPGVSAKDVALEMIRVLGADGATYQSVEIHAGDRFTRGERMTLANLCVEAGAKAGLVVPGGEILTAYGYDVPAWVYPDEGATYVQEITIDLGTLNPRMSAPSEVDNVHDVSELRGQLRGLKVDQVFIGTCTNGRIEDLREAAAVLKGRRVAPGTRLLVIPASSQVMEQALLDGTLLTLQQAGAVLGTPGCGPCMGRHQGVLAPGEVCVSTSNRNFIGRMGDKDARIYLASPAVAAATAVKGEIALPDDVREAVGA comes from the coding sequence ATGAGTGCCCCAAGGCAAAGGCCCCAGACGATGGCCGAGAAAATCCTCTCGCGGCGCGGCGAGCAGACCGTGTACGCCGGTGATCTGGCGGTGGTGGAGGTGGATCAGGTGATGGTCGTGGATTCCATCGCCCAGAGTTTCATCGAGCGGATGGAACGCGACCTGAACGCCCGGCCGAAATACCCGGAGCGCGTGAGTATCGTCATCGACCACGTGGCGCCGGCCAGCACCGTGTCGGTGGCGCAGGCGCAGAAAGAGGCGCGCGAGTACGCCGCGAAGACGGGCGTGCAGCTTTTCGACGTGGGGCGCGGCATCTGCCACCAGGTGCTGATGGAAGAGGGCCTGGCGAAACCGGGCTGGATCGTGCTGGGCAGCGACAGCCACAGCACCACTTACGGGGCCGTGGCGGCGTTTGGCAGCGGCATGGGGGCCACCGACATCGCGCTGGCCGCTGCAAGCGGCAAAACCTGGCTGCGCGTGCCGGACAGCGTGAAAGTCAACCTGAGTGGCGAACTGCGCCCCGGCGTGAGCGCCAAGGACGTGGCCCTGGAGATGATCCGCGTGCTGGGGGCAGACGGAGCCACCTACCAGAGCGTGGAGATTCACGCCGGTGACCGGTTTACCCGTGGCGAACGCATGACGCTGGCGAACCTGTGCGTGGAAGCCGGCGCGAAAGCCGGCCTGGTGGTGCCCGGCGGCGAAATATTGACCGCTTACGGGTACGACGTGCCCGCGTGGGTCTATCCGGACGAGGGGGCCACCTATGTGCAGGAAATCACCATCGACCTGGGCACGCTGAACCCCCGCATGAGCGCCCCCAGCGAAGTGGACAACGTTCACGACGTTTCCGAACTGCGTGGCCAGTTGCGCGGCCTGAAAGTCGATCAGGTATTCATCGGCACCTGTACCAACGGACGCATTGAAGACCTGCGCGAAGCCGCCGCCGTGCTGAAAGGCCGCAGGGTCGCGCCCGGTACGCGACTGCTGGTGATTCCCGCCAGCAGTCAGGTGATGGAACAGGCCTTGCTGGACGGCACGCTGCTGACCCTGCAACAGGCCGGAGCGGTGCTGGGCACCCCCGGTTGCGGCCCGTGCATGGGGCGGCACCAGGGTGTGCTGGCCCCCGGCGAGGTGTGCGTCAGCACCAGCAACCGCAACTTCATTGGGCGCATGGGCGACAAGGACGCCAGGATTTACCTGGCCTCGCCCGCCGTGGCCGCCGCCACCGCCGTGAAGGGCGAAATCGCGCTGCCGGATGATGTCCGTGAGGCGGTCGGGGCCTAG
- a CDS encoding fumarylacetoacetate hydrolase family protein → MRIVRVEVDGQPQWGQAEGDVIHFTRGMAGARTGETAPLEGAKLLAPAEPTKIVCVGRNYVNHIKELGNDTGDLPREPGIFLKGPNALANPDESVEYPTWTQNFHYEGELALVIGQRASQLKPDDALGAVLGYTCGLDLTARDLQKPDLQWFRAKAADKFCPLGPWLETQLNPADVRVQLRVNGETRQDGRTSHMIFDVVQILVYITRYVTLEPGDVVLTGTPEGVGPLQKGDVVEVEVDGIGVLKTPIV, encoded by the coding sequence ATGCGAATAGTTCGAGTGGAAGTGGATGGACAGCCGCAGTGGGGGCAGGCCGAGGGAGACGTTATTCACTTCACGCGCGGCATGGCGGGCGCCCGTACCGGCGAAACGGCCCCGCTGGAAGGCGCGAAGCTGCTGGCCCCGGCGGAACCCACGAAAATCGTGTGCGTGGGCCGCAATTACGTGAATCACATCAAGGAACTGGGCAACGACACGGGCGACCTGCCGCGTGAACCGGGCATTTTTCTGAAAGGGCCGAACGCCCTGGCGAACCCCGACGAAAGCGTCGAGTACCCCACCTGGACGCAGAATTTTCATTACGAGGGCGAGTTGGCCCTGGTGATCGGCCAGCGCGCCAGCCAGCTGAAACCCGACGACGCGCTGGGCGCCGTGCTGGGGTACACGTGTGGGCTGGACCTGACGGCCCGCGACCTCCAGAAGCCCGACTTGCAGTGGTTCCGGGCCAAAGCGGCGGATAAGTTCTGCCCGCTGGGGCCGTGGCTGGAAACGCAACTGAATCCGGCGGACGTGCGCGTGCAACTGCGCGTGAACGGCGAAACGCGCCAGGACGGGCGCACCAGTCACATGATTTTCGACGTGGTGCAGATTCTCGTGTACATCACCAGATACGTGACATTGGAGCCAGGAGACGTCGTCCTGACGGGAACGCCTGAAGGGGTCGGCCCGCTGCAAAAAGGCGACGTGGTGGAAGTGGAAGTCGATGGAATCGGGGTGCTGAAAACGCCTATCGTTTGA
- the hpt gene encoding hypoxanthine phosphoribosyltransferase, translating to MSLAPSHGPVQISPEQLKARIHELAASIRKDHEGHEPHLICVLNGAFMFFTDLVRALDVPCTLDFMQTSSYGDAKQSSGEVKLVKDLQFPISDRHVVLVDDIVDSGITMNYLLHYLEGRGPASLRVAALLSKPSRRKVEVPVDYLGFTIPDAFVFGYGLDRAQYDRNLPFITSQE from the coding sequence ATGAGCCTCGCCCCCAGTCATGGCCCCGTGCAGATCAGCCCCGAACAACTCAAGGCCCGCATTCACGAACTGGCCGCCAGCATCCGCAAGGATCACGAAGGTCACGAGCCTCACCTGATCTGCGTGCTGAACGGCGCCTTCATGTTTTTCACGGACCTCGTCCGCGCGCTGGACGTGCCCTGCACCCTGGATTTTATGCAGACCAGCAGTTACGGCGACGCCAAGCAGAGCAGCGGTGAGGTGAAACTCGTCAAAGATCTGCAATTCCCCATCAGCGACCGGCATGTCGTGCTGGTGGACGACATCGTGGATTCCGGGATCACCATGAATTACCTGCTGCACTACCTCGAGGGGCGTGGCCCGGCCAGCCTGCGCGTGGCGGCGCTGCTCAGCAAACCCAGCCGCCGCAAAGTGGAGGTGCCGGTGGATTACCTGGGGTTCACCATTCCTGACGCCTTCGTGTTCGGGTACGGTCTGGACCGGGCGCAGTACGACCGCAACCTGCCGTTCATCACCAGTCAGGAGTGA
- the trpC gene encoding indole-3-glycerol phosphate synthase TrpC, translated as MTFCVPDLDFSHVPGVLGRIVQERVQDYQDADAALGEARPAARRFEAALRQPGLSLIAEVKRASPSQGAIAPLDPATAAREYARGGAQAISCLTEPRHFGGSRKALLEVVQAVSLPVIRKDFVVHPAMLREAADWGASAALLMVSVLGNATGEYFRMAEHLGLDALVEVHDEAELELALEVHPRIIGVNNRDLKTLSIDLGQSPRLIRLARERGFTGVLVAESGYATPRDLAGVHDLADAVLVGSSLAGSGNLAQAAQNLMAR; from the coding sequence ATGACATTCTGTGTGCCTGACCTTGATTTCAGCCATGTTCCCGGGGTGCTGGGCCGCATCGTGCAGGAGCGCGTGCAGGATTACCAGGACGCGGACGCGGCGCTGGGGGAAGCCCGCCCGGCAGCGCGGCGCTTCGAGGCGGCGCTGCGCCAGCCGGGCCTCTCTCTGATCGCCGAGGTGAAACGCGCCAGCCCCAGCCAAGGTGCCATCGCGCCGCTCGATCCGGCCACGGCGGCCCGGGAGTACGCGCGGGGCGGCGCGCAGGCCATCAGTTGCCTGACTGAACCCCGGCACTTCGGCGGCAGTCGGAAGGCGCTGCTGGAGGTGGTGCAGGCCGTTTCCCTGCCCGTGATTCGCAAGGATTTCGTGGTTCACCCGGCCATGCTGCGCGAGGCTGCCGACTGGGGCGCCTCCGCTGCGCTGCTGATGGTCAGCGTGCTGGGCAACGCCACGGGTGAATATTTCAGGATGGCCGAACACCTGGGCCTGGACGCGCTGGTGGAAGTCCACGACGAAGCCGAACTGGAACTGGCCCTCGAAGTTCACCCGCGCATCATCGGCGTGAACAACCGCGACCTCAAGACCCTCAGCATCGACCTCGGCCAGAGTCCGCGCCTGATTCGCCTGGCGCGTGAACGCGGGTTTACCGGCGTCCTGGTGGCGGAAAGTGGATACGCGACTCCGCGTGATCTGGCTGGGGTTCACGACCTGGCCGACGCCGTGCTGGTAGGCAGCAGCCTGGCGGGCAGCGGCAACCTGGCGCAGGCCGCGCAGAACTTGATGGCCCGGTGA
- a CDS encoding MDR family oxidoreductase translates to MTNPVLPESFRALRMVKDDAGVRPEFQVLPTSALPEADTLIRVHFSSLNYKDGLAVGGRPGILKTYPMTPGIDLVGEVLTCATAAFKPGDIVIATGWGLGERHDGGFAELARVNAEHLVPLPAGRTTEWAMSVGTAGLTAMLALMALEDHGVKPDQGEVLVTGAAGGVGSTAVSLLATAGFNVTASTGRPDEAEYLRHLGAGQIIHRDELTALKRPLEKERWAGVIDNVGSTTLAAALASTRTHGTVAACGNAGGVDLPATVFPFILRGVTLAGIDSNTCPSARRKLAWQRLSADLPEGKLDTVTHVHALDDVPDLAQQILAGHVRGRTVIRVKD, encoded by the coding sequence ATGACCAACCCTGTTTTGCCCGAGTCGTTCCGTGCGCTGCGTATGGTGAAAGACGACGCCGGCGTGCGCCCGGAGTTTCAAGTGCTGCCCACGAGTGCCCTGCCGGAGGCGGATACCCTGATTCGCGTGCACTTCAGCAGCTTGAATTACAAGGATGGCCTGGCGGTGGGGGGCCGCCCCGGCATCCTCAAAACCTACCCCATGACGCCCGGCATCGACCTGGTGGGCGAGGTGCTGACCTGCGCTACGGCAGCGTTCAAACCGGGTGACATCGTGATCGCCACAGGCTGGGGCCTGGGCGAGCGCCACGACGGCGGATTTGCCGAGCTGGCCCGCGTGAATGCCGAGCACCTGGTGCCGCTCCCGGCGGGCCGCACGACCGAGTGGGCCATGAGCGTGGGTACGGCGGGCCTGACGGCCATGCTGGCGCTGATGGCCCTGGAGGATCACGGCGTGAAACCAGATCAGGGCGAGGTGCTGGTGACGGGCGCGGCGGGGGGCGTGGGCAGCACCGCCGTGAGCCTGCTGGCCACGGCGGGGTTCAACGTGACGGCCAGCACGGGCCGCCCCGACGAGGCCGAGTACCTGCGGCACCTGGGCGCCGGGCAGATCATCCACCGCGACGAATTGACGGCCCTGAAACGCCCGCTGGAAAAGGAGCGCTGGGCGGGCGTGATCGACAACGTGGGCAGCACCACCCTGGCGGCGGCGCTGGCGAGCACACGCACGCACGGCACGGTGGCCGCGTGCGGAAACGCCGGGGGCGTCGACCTGCCCGCCACGGTGTTTCCCTTTATCCTGCGTGGGGTGACGCTGGCGGGCATCGACTCGAACACCTGCCCCAGCGCCCGCCGCAAACTGGCGTGGCAGCGGCTCTCTGCCGATTTGCCGGAGGGCAAACTGGACACCGTGACGCACGTTCACGCGCTGGACGATGTGCCTGACCTGGCGCAGCAGATTCTGGCCGGACACGTGCGCGGGCGCACAGTCATCCGGGTGAAGGACTGA